The following proteins are co-located in the Wenzhouxiangella marina genome:
- a CDS encoding type 4a pilus biogenesis protein PilO, translating to MDLSELRDLDPNNLGSASTGTKAVVLGFLAILIVAGGYWFLIKDKQTDLQRREATEVELKQEFRDNQQKAVNLTAYERQLEEMEELLAGMLQQLPSKTEMPALLMDISQTAQGSGIGTELFEPRAEIVRDFYAEQPISVRLVGTYHEFGTFVSSVASLSRVVILTMRDIELEPIEGGRLRMEGTVTTYRYLDPNEQNNMQPENR from the coding sequence ATGGATCTGTCTGAACTGAGAGATCTGGACCCCAATAATCTGGGCTCTGCTTCAACAGGGACGAAAGCAGTCGTTCTCGGATTCCTGGCGATCTTGATCGTGGCCGGAGGCTATTGGTTCCTGATCAAGGACAAGCAAACCGACCTGCAGCGGCGAGAAGCCACCGAGGTCGAGCTGAAGCAGGAGTTCCGGGATAACCAGCAGAAGGCGGTGAATCTAACGGCCTACGAGCGTCAGCTCGAGGAAATGGAAGAATTGCTTGCCGGCATGCTTCAGCAGCTGCCTTCGAAGACCGAAATGCCGGCGCTGCTGATGGACATCTCGCAAACGGCTCAGGGTTCGGGCATCGGCACTGAATTGTTCGAGCCGAGAGCCGAGATCGTGCGTGACTTCTACGCCGAGCAACCGATCAGCGTGCGTCTGGTGGGCACCTATCATGAATTCGGCACCTTCGTTTCTTCGGTCGCGTCCCTGTCAAGAGTGGTCATCCTGACCATGCGGGATATCGAGTTGGAGCCGATCGAGGGCGGTCGTCTGCGGATGGAGGGAACGGTGACGACCTACCGTTACCTGGATCCGAACGAACAGAACAACATGCAGCCGGAGAACAGATGA
- a CDS encoding PilN domain-containing protein, whose product MAKINLLPWRENLRAQKQKQFLIALGATVALAALIVFAANFYMNQQISGQENRNNFLRSEIRKLERDIERIEQLEEVRDNLIARKNVIEQLQSNRNVMVHLFNSMAQTVPEGVTLTSVRQNNELLTIQGVSESETRVSDYMRNIEDAEWMSETRLNIVERENNENTPGQPYRFELQARVGPPKTDEVEEG is encoded by the coding sequence ATGGCAAAAATCAACCTACTGCCCTGGCGCGAGAATCTTCGCGCGCAGAAGCAGAAGCAATTCCTGATTGCGCTCGGTGCGACGGTGGCGCTTGCCGCTCTGATCGTGTTCGCTGCGAACTTCTACATGAACCAGCAGATTTCCGGACAGGAAAATCGGAACAACTTTCTCCGTTCCGAAATCCGCAAGCTGGAACGTGACATCGAGCGAATCGAACAGCTCGAAGAGGTGCGGGACAACCTGATCGCACGCAAGAACGTGATCGAGCAGCTCCAGAGCAATCGCAACGTCATGGTGCATCTGTTCAATTCGATGGCGCAAACCGTACCGGAGGGCGTCACCCTGACTTCGGTTCGGCAGAACAACGAGTTGTTGACGATCCAAGGCGTGAGCGAGTCCGAGACCCGCGTTTCCGACTACATGCGCAACATCGAAGACGCAGAGTGGATGAGCGAAACCAGGCTGAACATCGTTGAGCGCGAGAACAATGAGAACACGCCGGGGCAGCCTTATCGTTTCGAGCTGCAGGCTCGGGTCGGGCCGCCGAAAACCGACGAAGTAGAGGAGGGTTGA